DNA from Pelobacter propionicus DSM 2379:
TCCGCCATACAGGAGGCCATGTGGGCATGGTGGTGCTGAACGGCGACCCGGGGCAGATCCGGCAGATCAACGGCATAGGCGGTGGAGAGGTAGTCGGGGTGCAGATCATGGGCCACCAGGGCCGGGCGTATCTCCAGAATCTTCTCCAGATGGGCGACGCACTCCTCCAGGGAGCGAAGCGTGGCGCTGTTCTTCAGGTCGCCGATGTGCTGGCTCAGGAACGCCCGGTCGTTGCGGGTGAGGCAGACCGTTGCCTTGAGTTCTCCACCCACCGCCAGAACGGATGGCTGCTCCGCCGGCAGCCTGATCCCCCGCGGCACATAGCCCCGGGAGCGGCGCAGGAAAAGTGGGCTGCCGTGAAACACCCTGATGATCGAGTCGTCGCTGCGTACGTGGATCTCCCTGTCGTGAGCGAGGAACAGGTCGGCGATGCCGGCAAGCTGTTCACGTGCCTCGCTATCCCGATAGGCTATGGGTTCATCCGACTGATTGCCGCTGGTCATGACGAGGGCGATGAAGTTGTTCCTGAGCAGGAGATGGTGCAACGGCGTGGAGGGGAGCATCACACCAAAATAACCGTTGTCGGGCGCAACCAACGACGCAATGGGAGTGGCTTCCCGCTTGGGCAGGAGCACGATGGGTCGCTCCGGACCGCCCAGGAGGCGCTGCTCCGTTTCGCTGCAACGGGCAAAGGAGTCGATTCGAGCCAGGTCAGGGGCCATTATGGCGAATGGCTTTTCATCACGCTGCTTTCGCCGACGCAGGTTCGCCACAGCTTCTTCATTGCATGCGTCCACCGCCAGATGATAACCGCCGATTCCCTTGACAGCCAGGACCCCACCACGCTGCAGAAGGTTGACAGCGGCAAGCAGAACGTCGTGACCACGACCACCTCCACCCTGCATCACCTCACGGCCAGAACTGTCGAGCAGCGCGATGCGCGGGCCGCAGACCGGACAGGCATTGGGTTGGGCATGGAAACGGCGGTTGGCGGGGTCTTCGTACTCGGCACGGCAGTCGGCGCACATGGCGAACCGTTCCATGGTGGTGAAACGGCGGTCGTAGGGTATGGCGGTGATGATGGAGTAGCGGGGACCGCAGTTGGTGCAGTTGATGAACGGATAGAGGTAGCGGCGGTCGCGGGGGTCGAAGAGTTCCCTTAAGCAGTCTTCGCAGACGTCGCAGTCAGGTGATATCTGGGCACTGTTCTCCCCACCGCTGCTGGGGAGTATTGAAAACCCCCCCTCCCCTGTAACGGAGATCGTCTCGCTGTGGACGGAACTTATGGCGGCCAGAGGCGGTGCCTGCGCGCTTATGTCACGCAGAAAGGCGGACAGGTGCGACCGTTCCCCCTCCCCTTCCAGGAGCACTCCAGCCGGGGTATTCCGTACCCATCCGCTGATACCGTAGCGTGCGGCCAATCGGTAGATAAACGGGCGAAACCCAACGCCCTGCACAATCCCTTCGACCTCGACCCTGATCCTCTCAACCGGACCGTTGGACACAAACATCACTCGCTTTCGTTCGCTGCTCAGGCCTTTTTCGATCGAGCGTCTGCCATCCCCTGGGAGAGCCATGCGTACCATCGATCCATCCCCTCCCCGGTCTGGGCGGAAACTTCGATGATGGTGATGTTCGGATTGACCCTGAGAGCCATTTCGCGGCATTTATCCACTTCAAAGGTCAGATGGGGAAGCAGATCGATCTTGTTGAGGATCATGACATCGGCGGCATGGAACATGTGCGGATATTTGAGCGGCTTGTCCTCCCCCTCGGTAACGGAGAGAACAGCCACCTTGTGATTCTCACCCAGATCGAAGGAGGCGGGGCAAACCAGGTTGCCCACGTTTTCGATAAACAGCAGATCCAAGCTGGCAAGATCGAAGTCAGCGGCGGCGTGCAGGATCATGTGGGCATCCAGATGGCAACCGGCACCGGTATTGATCTGCTTAACCTGCACGCCGGTGGCTGCGATCCGTTGCGCATCGTTATCGGTCTGCTGATCCCCCTCGATCACGGCGCAGCGCACTTTTCCGCCCAATTCCCTGAGGGTGCGCTCCAGAAGGGTCGTTTTTCCGGAACCGGGTGAACTGACCAAGTTGAGGGTAAAGATCCCCTGACTGGCGAACAGCAGGCGGTTGGTCGCCGCCAGGCGGTTGTTGCGATCCAGGATATCCGTCTCCACGCTGATCGTGCGCGTCTGCCCGGCCTGAGAAGGCGTAGGGTGTTCGTGATGATGGTGATGCCCATCTCCGTGGTGATGGTCATCATGGGTATGGGTATGGTCATGGCTATGATCGTGACCATGGTCATGGTCGTGGGAATGTTCTCCCACGGTGGGGCAACCGCATGTCGTACACATAACGCTACACTACCTCCAGTTCTTTTACCCGAAGTTCCTCACCAAAGAGAATCTCGATATCGAAACCACCACATTCGGGGCATGAGTCGTG
Protein-coding regions in this window:
- the hypF gene encoding carbamoyltransferase HypF, which translates into the protein MFVSNGPVERIRVEVEGIVQGVGFRPFIYRLAARYGISGWVRNTPAGVLLEGEGERSHLSAFLRDISAQAPPLAAISSVHSETISVTGEGGFSILPSSGGENSAQISPDCDVCEDCLRELFDPRDRRYLYPFINCTNCGPRYSIITAIPYDRRFTTMERFAMCADCRAEYEDPANRRFHAQPNACPVCGPRIALLDSSGREVMQGGGGRGHDVLLAAVNLLQRGGVLAVKGIGGYHLAVDACNEEAVANLRRRKQRDEKPFAIMAPDLARIDSFARCSETEQRLLGGPERPIVLLPKREATPIASLVAPDNGYFGVMLPSTPLHHLLLRNNFIALVMTSGNQSDEPIAYRDSEAREQLAGIADLFLAHDREIHVRSDDSIIRVFHGSPLFLRRSRGYVPRGIRLPAEQPSVLAVGGELKATVCLTRNDRAFLSQHIGDLKNSATLRSLEECVAHLEKILEIRPALVAHDLHPDYLSTAYAVDLPDLPRVAVQHHHAHMASCMAENSLEGEAIGVIFDGTGYGLDGTVWGGEFLVGGYREFRRQGHMRLVALPGGDAAVREPYRMALSYLFDAGERDFAALQLSCLGDVSAQERHLLQRMLERGINAPLTSSCGRLFDAVSALLDVRSRITYEGQAAIELEALAESAVTDREYPFSVEEFAGRLILDMRPALVELLKDLALGVPRAIMARCFHNSMAAATAGMCERIRCRNGLNRVVLSGGVFQNKLLVEGTLNRLAELDFQVFTHRLVPPGDGGLALGQAVIAGCMRREAERSTELEMLR
- the hypB gene encoding hydrogenase nickel incorporation protein HypB → MCTTCGCPTVGEHSHDHDHGHDHSHDHTHTHDDHHHGDGHHHHHEHPTPSQAGQTRTISVETDILDRNNRLAATNRLLFASQGIFTLNLVSSPGSGKTTLLERTLRELGGKVRCAVIEGDQQTDNDAQRIAATGVQVKQINTGAGCHLDAHMILHAAADFDLASLDLLFIENVGNLVCPASFDLGENHKVAVLSVTEGEDKPLKYPHMFHAADVMILNKIDLLPHLTFEVDKCREMALRVNPNITIIEVSAQTGEGMDRWYAWLSQGMADARSKKA